In Chryseobacterium oryzae, the genomic stretch AATTAAAACGCTGTTTATTAACATTTAAAGAGATAATTTTGCAAGGGATGAATACTAAATTTTTATTTTCAGCGTTTATAATGTCTTTTTTATTTTCGGGTTTTATTTTCGGACAGGAAAATTACAGAACATTAGTATTCGAAGGAAATCAAAAATTTAAGGGGAATGATTTCGATGGAGCTTCTTCCAAATTCATGGAAGCGATAAAATCTAATGCAAAAGATTTTACTGCTCATTATAATCTGGGGAATGCGTTATATAAAAAGCAGAAATATCAGGAAGCAAAAGAAGAATATTCTAAAGCCGAGAAACTTTCTCGTACTTTGCCCGATAAAGCCGCTGTACTGCATAACTTAGGAAATACCATGATGCAGATGAATGAAGCCGAAAAAGCTGCCGATTATTATAAGCAGTCTCTTAAACAAGATCCCTACAATGAAGCCACAAGAAAAAACTATGAGATTGCCAAGTTGAAGCTGAAAGAACAACAGCGTAACAGTGGAGATAAAAACAAATCTCAGGGAAAAAGTGGAGAGGGAGAAGATAAAAATAAGGGCGAAAAGGGAGATTCTAAAGATAAGAAGAAAGATAAGGGAAATGGTCCTCAGCAAAGTAAAGGTGAAGATCAAAAGCCTAAAGGAAACGGAAATCAAGGTAAACTTCCAAAAGATTTACAGAAAGCAATTTTAGACAGTATAGACGGCAGAGAAAAACGCACTGCCAGAAGAATTTTAAACAATAAATCTTATTCTCCGCCTGCAAGCAACGAGAAAGATTGGTGATGAAGCAAAAAATTATTTACGCGATTTTTACCCTTATATCTGTAATTTCTTACGGACAGGTTGATCTCAAGATGAAGCCTGATAAAACAGATTATAACGGGAACGAAATTGTAAATCTTACCATTATTCTACAGTTGAATGGCGATAATCTTGTTCAGCAAAGTAAAATAATGCTTCCGGATTTGTCTAAATTCAATATGATAGGCAATGGCTCTTACAGCCAGAGTTTTGTTGAAGCAGGAGCTAATTCTTCTGAAGATCAGTTTGTTAAACAATATGTAACCAGAATAGCATTAGAACCGAAGCAGAAAGGTAAAATTAAAATTGGTTCTGTACTGGTAAACATCAATAATAAGATATATAAAACTGAGCCTTTCAATATTTTCATTAGAGATGTAGAGAAAAAAACAGCTTCAAATATCAGTAACGATGTGTATCTCAATATGGAAATTGAGGACAAAGAAGTTTACCAGGATCAGCCAACAATTGCTGTATTGAGAGTGTATTCTAAAAATATGGATCACCTCAGAAAAGTAAAAAATATAAAACTTCCCAATCAGGAAAATATTAATGTACACCCTGTCAGTTTAAAAAGATCAGAAATAGATCCTAATGGATACGCCAACATGGCATCGCAGGTTTTGGCTGTTTTTATGGTTTTTCCCAACGAATCCGGGTATGTTGAAGTACCGGCTGTTTCGGCATCTGTAAATACATTCGCCAATAAAAATTCCATAATATCTAATAAAGTAAAGCTTAACGTTAAAAAACTTCCGGAAGGTTCTCCCGAATCTTTTAAAAATGCGGTGGGAAATTTTAAGGTAGATGTTTTTCATAATTCTAAAGAAAAAATTGAAGTCCAAAAGCCCTTTAATGTTACGGTGAAAGTTTCTGGCGAAGGAAATTTAGCCGATTTGTCGCTTCCTAAAATAGAAGATTCGCCTTTTTATGAGGTATTTGCTCCCAAAATTTCGTCTTTTGTACGTCCCGGAAAAACAGGCATGAAAGGTGAAATCCTGGCAAAATATGTTGTAATTCCTAAAAAAGCAGGAGATTTTGTTGTTAAAACCGAGTCGTTTTCATTTTTTGACCCAAGAAATAAAGAATACACAGATTTAGGCGAGAAAAAAATGGCAATAACTGCCTTTTCGCACGATGAGGTTTTAGAATCTAAATCTACTGTAGAAAAGGTGAACGAATATACCAATACTTTCCTTGAAACAGTAGACAGCCCCGTTCTGAAAACAACTTCTTTTAAAGTTAAGGAAAAAAGCAAACTAAACTGGAATGTATTTTTTATAAATGTTGGGCTATTTTTGAGTTTGATTATTATGTATTTCGGTTTCAAAAATTGGCAGAAAAAACGTTTTATTGTTAAAGAAAAATCAGTTGGTAAAGATTTGGGATCTGTAGCAGAAACTGAAGCTGAGATTCGGGAAAGTCTGAAAACAGATGTATCAGATTATTTTGCATATTTAGAAAATCTTAAAGCTTCTGGAGATTATTCGAAATTTTTTCAGACATTCGATGAATTGGATCACGAAGTGAGAAGCCAGTATTTTCAAAGTTCAAAGCAGGATTTTGTTGTTTTTCTGGAAAGAGATAAAGGACGTTCTGTGGCAGAACAGTATCAGGAACTTCAGCAAAAAATTCAAATCGAGAAATATTCTCCTCTTACATCAGAAGATTCTATTGCGAATATACTTACAGATGTTGTTAAATTATACAGTTTGATTAGTAAATAGTCATTTTTTATTTATATTTTTGCGAAATTAATAATCGTAAAGATATGGAGGTTTTCAACGGTTTTGCAATTAAAGAGGTTTTTACCAGTTTTATGGTATTGTTTGCGGTAATAGATATTATAGGTTCTGTTCCTATTGTAGTAAGTCTGCAACAAAAGTTCGGTCAGATTGAAGCAGGAAGAGCTTCGGTTACGGCAGGGCTTATTATGATAGTCTTTCTTTTTGTAGGGAATAAAATTCTTAAATTTATTGGTGTAGATGTTAATTCATTTGCTATTGCCGGTGCTTTTGTGATCTTTATTATTGCTTTGGAAATGATTTTAGGAATTGAAATCAATAAAACCACAGAAGCGAAATCTGCCTCTATTGTTCCCATTGCATTTCCTTTAGTTGCGGGTGCGGGTACATTAACAACTACTTTGTCTTTACGTGCAGAATTTCATGATATTAACATTATTTGCGGTATTATTCTCAATACAATTTTCGTATATTTGGTGCTGAAATCTGCTAAGTGGATTGAGATGAAAATGGGAGAAGCTTCTCTGGCAATTCTTCAGAAAGTTTTCGGGATCATTTTGCTGGCAATTTCAATAAAATTGTTCACCGCTAATTTTGCACAGCTTGTACAGAATTATTTTAATTTTTAATGATCATGCAGAAGTTTTATAAAGTATTTTTGGTACTGTTTATCGTTTTTATTGCTGTTAATTTATATGCATTAGACTGGAGATCTGAAGTTTTATCTGAAGATAATCTTAAATTTGTATTTTCAATTCTATGTGCAGTTTTGGGCTTAATCCTGCTTTTTGTACTCAATACCTGGAGTAAAATAGGATTAAAGAAGCAATAATGTATACTATTTAAAAATATAATCCTCTTTCAAATCACTGAAAGAGGATTTTTGTTTTAATCGAAAGAAAGATTTTTCAGCACGGCTTCAGATTTAAGTTCTGTTTCCATCCATTCTTTTTCTGGCGAACTTTCGGAAGTAATTCCTCCGCCTACAAAAAGGTGAACTGCATTTTTGTAAAGTTTTGCACATCTAAGATTCACGAAATAACTGATGTGGGTATTATTTTCAATTTTAATATATCCGGCATAAAGTTCACGAGGAAATTTTTCTGTTCTTTGAATTTCATTTTTGCAGAAATCTTTCGGAATTCCACAAACGGCGGGAGTAGGATGGAGTTCTGATATAATTGAATCTAATTGATCCTGATTTATTTTTAATCGAAAATCTGTTTTAAGATGTTTAATATTTCCAGAAATATGATCGTAGGTTTCAGACTCTTTTAATGTATTTTGAGTGTCGTAGTTTTCGAGGATTGATCTGATATAGTCGGATACAGGTTTCTGCTCTTCAATTTCTTTGTGCGACCAGTTTTCATTTACTGCAATGGTTCCTGCAAGACTCATGGTTTCAAATTCCTGAGTGGTTTTATTGAATTTGCCTAGAACTTCAGAGAATGCACCTATCCAACATTCTTTTCCATCAAAAAAGAAATATTTGAAGGCATTTGGGTAATTTTTGCAAAGATTTGAAAAGCTTTTTTTCAAATGTATTATTTTAAAACCCCGAATAATCTTTCTTCTCGATAAAACAAGCTTGGGGAGATTATTTTTTTTAATTATCTCAATTACTTCATTTAATTTTTGAATATACTCTTCTTGATTTTCTGCAGTGTATTCTTGTTCCTCATGGAAAAGAATAGAAGAATCTATATTAAGTTTTTCGAATTCCTGAGCATGTATTTCCGTAAGGGTTCCTTCAAATTTTTTGATTTCTGAATTATCGAAAGAATGAAATTCTATGGGATGATCTTCAGAATTTTTGGTAACGGAGTAAATTTTTTCATCAAAAGGAAACTGGAAGTAAATCATATATCAATGCATTGCTAAAGAATTTCCATTAACATAAGAGATAATTGGAAAATCCTTTTGGCAAAGGTATTATAGGTTTAAAGTATCATTTTTAATTGAATTGAGAATTAACCTGATTAACAATTCAATCTCATACAAAAAAAGACTCGGTGTTTTGAGTCTTTAAAGTTTATAAATTATCTGTTGATAATATTATTCGTCATGGTTGTATGGTTAATTAGCTGGTTTTTTTCATCGCGTATTTCGATTTCAGAAACATGCATAGTTTTACCTTTTCGGATAAATCTTGCAACAGCCGTTACGATACCGTCTTTTTTACTTCTTAAGTGGTTAGAATTGATGTTTGTTCCTACGCCATAGTATTTGCTGCCATCAATAAAGAGATTAGACAGGCTAGAACCTAAAGTTTCTGCCAAAACACAACTTGCTCCGCCGTGTAAAATCCCAAAAGGCTGATGAACTTTTGGTTGTACTGGCATTATTGCGGTAAGTGTTTCGTTTTCCAGATCAATATCTGTGAATTTTATTTCCAGAGTTTTAGCCAGTGTAATTCCTCCACCCCAGTTGTTTAAAAATTCAAGAATTTCTTCTTTAGATTTATTTTCTAAGTCCATGTTTTTATAAATGATGATGAAATAATATTACTAATTTTCCTTATTTGTAGCTTCGTGTTCCGTGCCCATGATATTGGGGTTCCAGTTGGCTGCGATTTTTGGAGTAATATCATATTTTATATAATAATCCTGTATTTCCTGCATAATTTCGGAAAAGCTTACAGTTTCCAGTCTTTCGTAAGGAATTTTGTATCCCAGAAAAACTGTATTACGTTTAAAATCGCCTGCAGCCAATACAATAGGAACTTTTGCAGCCAATGCCATGTGATAAAAGCCTTTTCTCCATTTTGGAACCCAGCTTCTTGTACCTTCCGGAGTAATTACCAGACTGAAATCTTCTTTTGCAAACTGTTTTGCCACAAAATTTACCAAATCATTTTTTTGGCTTCTGTCTATCCCAATTCCTCCTAATCCTCTTACAATGGCACCGTACCAAGCTTTTGTATGTGCGTCTTTAATAATAATTTTAAGCTTTTTTCCTAAAGACCAATAAGCAAGATTTCCCAAAAGATATTCCATGTTATGGGTGTGCGGAGCCACAACAAGAATACATCGGTTAAGATTATTAACATCTCCCTGAAGTTCTACTTTCCAACCCATTAATTTCAGCACTAATTTGCCTATCAGTTTCTTCATTTTTATCTAAGTTTAAAACAAAAAAGTATAACCAAATAATGGTTATACTCTACAAATATATTGATTTATTGTGGCTCTTAAAATAAACTGCTGATAAAATCTGCAATTTTTACGGCGATTTCTAAAACTACCTGTACCATGATTTATTTTTGTTTAAAATTTAACGATTTTAAAGTACGAATATAAGAATATTTTCTGTAATAAAACACTTTGTGTTGAAAAAAAATATCTTTTTTTTGAGAGAAGAAGGGTGTGAATTTCAAACGGTTGTCTTACGTTCACACCTTCATCACTCTCTAGCGTTTAATTATTTGGTTTTAATAGATAGTTCTTTTTTGCCGTCTTTAATTTTAATGTCCATATTTTTTATTTTACCCACATTCATCTTCACGGTATCGGTTATTTTCTTTGCTTCGTCTTTAGGGTATTTTTTTCCGTTAATGATTACGCTGTCCTTATCATCCGGATTATATTTTATGGTAGATCCGTTTATTTTTATCACATTTTCATATTCATCCTCATCTTCATGATTTTCAATGTCCTGTTCTTCATTGCTCAAATCAATATCATCTTTTTTTAATGAAATAACTACCATATTCTGAGGAACTACCAGTTCATAATCTATATGATAATTTCTGAAACGATGATCGTATGGGTATTTTACGTAGTTTGGAAGAATAACTTTATTATTGTTTATTTCTATCGGTACATTTACATTAAGCGGAATATTATAGCCTTTTGCTTCTTTTTTAATAACAAGATAAGGTGTTTTTATATCTGCTTTACGAATAACATTTACCTCTACCCAGTCTTTTTTGTAAACATAATTTTTGTCTGAGTATAAATCGTCATCATATCCAATAAAATTCTGAGGAATGGTAATTTGTTTTACATCAACAAAAAGAGTGTCAGATTTGGTATTAATGGCTATTTCTTCGGTGTCTTCTTTATTTCCTGTAAAAAGCATATCTCTTTTTGCCATACTTATTCCGAAGTAGGTAGATAATCCTATTACTGCAAGAAATAGTGCTCCAACAACCCATCCGATATTTCTCAGTTTTGTTTTAGGAGAGAAAATTTTAATGCTCAGTAATGTAAATAATATTGCAGGTATTAAAGATCCTATAATAATTATTGCTGCCAAAACATCGTACAGACCATTGTCATCAAAAAAGAATCTCATTTCGTTTGCCCCGGGAAAATTAGAATCAATTCCAAATAGTCCGAAAACTACAAATACTCCTATTATGCTGCTTACTGCCATTATGGCGAAGAAAATTCCGATAATGTATTTTAGAACATTCCATATTCCGCTCCCTGCATTATTTATGTATGGCTTATTTTCGTTATAAATTTCTCCTGCTCTTGCAGTTGTTTCATTGGCAAACTGTACAATTTTACTAGATTCTTCCTTTAGATTATCAAAATTCAGAGGTTTACCTTTCATTTTCAAAAAATCGGATGCCGTTTCTGCTTTTGGTAAAACTGCCCAAAGAATGAAGTACAAAACAATCACTAATAAAGAAGATCCAGGAGCTACCCAAAGAAAAATGAATGCTCCAACCCAGATAAGTCTCATCCAGGTAATATCCATTCCGGAATATGCTGCTAAACCCGCACAAACACCGGCGATTTTTTGGTTTTCAGGATCGCGGAATAATTGTCTCTTGTCAGAATAATAAGTTCCTGAGCTGCTTTTCTTAGAATTTTTCTCTGAATAGTATGCTTCTTCCTGCTCTTCAATCTTTTCTGGAGAACCAATCTGAGCAATAACTTTTTCTACATCCGCGTCATTAATTACTTCTCGTCTGCTCAAAGTTTCTTTGAAGATTTCTACCATTCTTATTTCTATATCGTGCATTACTTCATCTGCTTCGGAAGCATCTAATGAGCTTCTCAGAGCATTTAAGTAATCGCTGAGCTTAATATATGCATGTTCTTCTATGGTAAAAGAAAAACCTGCGAGTCCTATTGAGAGTGTCTTGTTCATAGCTTTTGTTTTTAATTTTTTTGAGTGATTTGGTTTACAGAATCTGTAAGTTCTTTCCAGGTGTTTTGCAGTTCGGATAAAAACATTTTGCCTTTTTCTGTGATCTGATAGTATTTTCTGGGAGGTCCTCCTGTAGATTCTTCCCATCTGTAGGAGAGAAATTCTCCGTTTTTCAATCTTGTAAGAAGAGGGTAGAGGGTTCCTTCCACTACATCCAGTTTTCCTTTTTTTAATTCATCTATCAAATCCGAAACATACATTTCACGATGATTGATGAGGCTTAAAATACAGAATTCCAGAATCCCTTTTCGCATTTGCGCTTTGGTATTTTCGGTATTCATTGTTAATTGGTTTTGTTAATTTGTTATCATTATTTCAGAAAAAAATTCTCAGCTAATGAATCTATTCTGATTTTATATTACAAAGATATGTAATTAAAATGGTATTATGCAATACAAAGTAGTAAAATAAATTTTAAATTAAATTTAAGTATTTGGTAATCATTAATTTAAATTTAAAGATAATTTTGCTTTTGGAAAAATTATATGAATTGAGCATTAAATTTTGATTGTGTTGATAAAATCTAAGCGGATCGTTTTGTTCAAAACAAATAGGAATTCTTAATTTTGTGGGATGAAAATTCAAAAAGAAATCGATTTTATTATTGCAGTAGATGCATTAAAAAATGTTCAGCGCAGAAATTATAATGCAGACGATTCGCGAAGAGAAAATACGGCAGAACATTCTTGGCAGATTATTATTTTGGCTCAGATTCTTTATCCTTATGCAAAAAATAGAGCAGATATAGATTTGTTGAGAGTAATAAGAATGCTTTCTATTCATGATTTGGTGGAGATTGAAGCGGGAGACACTTTTCTTTTTGATGAAGCTGCTATGATTGGCAAATTTGAAAGAGAAAAGCTTTCTGCACAGAATATTTTTGGAATTTTAGACGAGCCCATCCGTTCAGAATTTTATAATCTCTGGCTGGAGTTTGAAGAGGAGAAAACTCCGGATGCGATTTTTGCCTGTGCAATAGACAGAATAATGCCCTTCATTTTAAATTCTCATACTTCAGGGAAAAGCTGGACTGAAGCGAAAGTAACCGAACAGCAGATAAGAAAAATGCTCGAAAATGCTATATGCAGAGCTTCTGATGAGATGGAAGAAGCTTTTCATGCTCTTCTGAATCTCAGTTTGGAAAACAAAAAAGTGGTAAAGCAATAATAATTTCGGCGGGCAAAGCCCGCCGAAATTATCAGATATTATAATATTTGTATCGGTTTTTTGTGCTCATCAATGGCTACAAACGTGAAATCTCCTACAATTGCCCTTTCTCTTTCGTATGAATACATTTGCTCGGTGTAGATCTCAACATTTACTTTCATACTGGTTCTGCCAACATAAGAAACTTTGCCAATAAGTTCTATAATGGTTCCTGCGGGAATTGGCTTTTTAAAATCAATTTTATCGCTACTTACTGTTACAACGCGTTTTCTAGCGAATCTTGTTGCGGCAATAAATGCCACTTCATCCATAAGCTGCATCGCTGTTCCTCCGAAAAGAGTATCGTAATGATTGGTAGTGCTTGGGAAAACGGCTTTGAAAATTCTTGTTTCGGAAGCTTTAATTCTTTCTTCTGTTGTCATTTTACATATTCAATTTAAAAGCGAAAAAGCATTTAAACCAACAGAAAGAACTTGGAAGATTATAAAATCTTCAAGCTGCTGTCAATCTAAAAACTTCAATCGCGAAAGTTTTTATTTTAAAAGAAAAATTGGCAGGTCTCCTGGCTTGTAACTCTCATATATCTCCTTCCCATACTTTGTACAGTGGTTTATGATAAAGATTATAGTTACTAACAGTTGCGCGACAGCTCGTGATTTTCACACGATTCCCTTTTCATTTGCGGTTAAGCAAAACCATTTTTTCGAAAACCATCTAAGGTATTCTTTTGCAAAGGTAAAAAAATAGAATTATTCTGGATTGCTAAAAATAATCTGACTGATTACTTTTCCTTCTTTAATAGTCCAAAGAGTGGTGTATCTATGTTCTCCAGATCCGTTTATCATATAAAGAAAAATATGATCTTTGTCGATAGATGAAACGGCTACCTTATCAAAATCCATAGTGGGCTGAAACATGTTTTTTATGGCTTCTCTTACAAAAACAGAACCTCTTCCGGGTTGCTGTACTCGGATAGATTTTATTTCGGTAAGACCTTCTGGGAGTTCTTTACCTATTCCCCATGTTTTTACTTTATCAATTTTAATAATATTTCCTTCCGAATCTTTCTCCTGTTTCCTGTAGCTTGCATTGGAAGGATAAATATCTATAATGACTTTTGTACGCTCGTTTGTTGGAATTTTTTGGTTGGTATCGTCAGTAAAAATAAGGGATTTCCCATTTTTAGATTTAGAAGGCGTAAATTTTGGAAGCTGATCTACATAAGCAATTCTTTCTTTGTTTACCATTCCTTCTTTGGTGAGACTGTCGTATCGTACGAACGGTTTAGGAATTTCTTCTTTTTCGGGATATTTAATCCAAATCCAATCTGTTTCTCCGGGAGCGGGTTTTACGTAAAAAAAAACATCACCTTTACGCATTCTTATTTTATCAACAATTTTTCGGTAATCTTCTTTATGAACACGTACCATTGCATATCCTTCCTCTGCTTTTACCACACCAAAAGGTACTTTGTTTTGTGCAAATATTAAACATGAACAAAAAATGAATACAGATAAAAAAAATGCTTTATTAAAAAATTTCATTGTTTACAGGAATATTTTTGTAGTTCAAAGATATAATTAATTATTTTTTTTGTGATAATAATATTGTAATTCTTCCGAATCTTTAATTTTCTTTACGCAATGATTAGAAAGGAAGTAAATTTCATCCGAAAGATTTATAATATTTTCGCTAACAAAATCAGAAATTATAAATCCCTTTTCTTTAGAAATTTCTTTAATAATCTTCATCGCTTTTTCTGCAAAAATGGGAGAGAGACCAGTAAAGGGTTTTTCTAGTAAAATGAATTCTGCTTTGGAATAAACAATTGTTAATAATTCCACCATTTTTATTTCTCCTCCGGAAAGATTTCTTGTATAACTATTTAAAAAAGACTTCATGATGTCGATATGAGACAGTTTTTCGGCATTTTCCAAATCACAAAACAAGAATATTAAATCTTTAACCTTAATATTTTTAGGAAAAATACTTTCTTGAGGTAAATAAGCGATTCTGTTTCTTCTGTCGGATTGTTTTGTGAGTATTTGGTCATCAATTTTTATAAATTGACTGTCTGCCTTAGTGGTTCCAAAAATTATTTCTAATAATGTTGATTTCCCAACGCCTTAGTTTCCTAATAATGCTACAATTTTACCTGTTTCGCATTTTAAGTAAATATATTGTAAAATCTTTTTAGATCCATAAGCCTTTGTTACGCTGTCAACATGAAGAACACTCATAAAAATGATGTAATTAATTTTAAAATTACAACAGACAAAATGGTAATAATCCAAAGATGCAACCTTGAAAATCCAAAATTAGCATAGAAAATGTAT encodes the following:
- a CDS encoding tetratricopeptide repeat protein, producing MSFLFSGFIFGQENYRTLVFEGNQKFKGNDFDGASSKFMEAIKSNAKDFTAHYNLGNALYKKQKYQEAKEEYSKAEKLSRTLPDKAAVLHNLGNTMMQMNEAEKAADYYKQSLKQDPYNEATRKNYEIAKLKLKEQQRNSGDKNKSQGKSGEGEDKNKGEKGDSKDKKKDKGNGPQQSKGEDQKPKGNGNQGKLPKDLQKAILDSIDGREKRTARRILNNKSYSPPASNEKDW
- a CDS encoding BatD family protein; this encodes MKQKIIYAIFTLISVISYGQVDLKMKPDKTDYNGNEIVNLTIILQLNGDNLVQQSKIMLPDLSKFNMIGNGSYSQSFVEAGANSSEDQFVKQYVTRIALEPKQKGKIKIGSVLVNINNKIYKTEPFNIFIRDVEKKTASNISNDVYLNMEIEDKEVYQDQPTIAVLRVYSKNMDHLRKVKNIKLPNQENINVHPVSLKRSEIDPNGYANMASQVLAVFMVFPNESGYVEVPAVSASVNTFANKNSIISNKVKLNVKKLPEGSPESFKNAVGNFKVDVFHNSKEKIEVQKPFNVTVKVSGEGNLADLSLPKIEDSPFYEVFAPKISSFVRPGKTGMKGEILAKYVVIPKKAGDFVVKTESFSFFDPRNKEYTDLGEKKMAITAFSHDEVLESKSTVEKVNEYTNTFLETVDSPVLKTTSFKVKEKSKLNWNVFFINVGLFLSLIIMYFGFKNWQKKRFIVKEKSVGKDLGSVAETEAEIRESLKTDVSDYFAYLENLKASGDYSKFFQTFDELDHEVRSQYFQSSKQDFVVFLERDKGRSVAEQYQELQQKIQIEKYSPLTSEDSIANILTDVVKLYSLISK
- a CDS encoding MarC family protein, with protein sequence MEVFNGFAIKEVFTSFMVLFAVIDIIGSVPIVVSLQQKFGQIEAGRASVTAGLIMIVFLFVGNKILKFIGVDVNSFAIAGAFVIFIIALEMILGIEINKTTEAKSASIVPIAFPLVAGAGTLTTTLSLRAEFHDINIICGIILNTIFVYLVLKSAKWIEMKMGEASLAILQKVFGIILLAISIKLFTANFAQLVQNYFNF
- a CDS encoding chorismate-binding protein, with amino-acid sequence MIYFQFPFDEKIYSVTKNSEDHPIEFHSFDNSEIKKFEGTLTEIHAQEFEKLNIDSSILFHEEQEYTAENQEEYIQKLNEVIEIIKKNNLPKLVLSRRKIIRGFKIIHLKKSFSNLCKNYPNAFKYFFFDGKECWIGAFSEVLGKFNKTTQEFETMSLAGTIAVNENWSHKEIEEQKPVSDYIRSILENYDTQNTLKESETYDHISGNIKHLKTDFRLKINQDQLDSIISELHPTPAVCGIPKDFCKNEIQRTEKFPRELYAGYIKIENNTHISYFVNLRCAKLYKNAVHLFVGGGITSESSPEKEWMETELKSEAVLKNLSFD
- a CDS encoding PaaI family thioesterase; this encodes MDLENKSKEEILEFLNNWGGGITLAKTLEIKFTDIDLENETLTAIMPVQPKVHQPFGILHGGASCVLAETLGSSLSNLFIDGSKYYGVGTNINSNHLRSKKDGIVTAVARFIRKGKTMHVSEIEIRDEKNQLINHTTMTNNIINR
- a CDS encoding 1-acyl-sn-glycerol-3-phosphate acyltransferase; this encodes MKKLIGKLVLKLMGWKVELQGDVNNLNRCILVVAPHTHNMEYLLGNLAYWSLGKKLKIIIKDAHTKAWYGAIVRGLGGIGIDRSQKNDLVNFVAKQFAKEDFSLVITPEGTRSWVPKWRKGFYHMALAAKVPIVLAAGDFKRNTVFLGYKIPYERLETVSFSEIMQEIQDYYIKYDITPKIAANWNPNIMGTEHEATNKEN
- a CDS encoding PspC domain-containing protein translates to MNKTLSIGLAGFSFTIEEHAYIKLSDYLNALRSSLDASEADEVMHDIEIRMVEIFKETLSRREVINDADVEKVIAQIGSPEKIEEQEEAYYSEKNSKKSSSGTYYSDKRQLFRDPENQKIAGVCAGLAAYSGMDITWMRLIWVGAFIFLWVAPGSSLLVIVLYFILWAVLPKAETASDFLKMKGKPLNFDNLKEESSKIVQFANETTARAGEIYNENKPYINNAGSGIWNVLKYIIGIFFAIMAVSSIIGVFVVFGLFGIDSNFPGANEMRFFFDDNGLYDVLAAIIIIGSLIPAILFTLLSIKIFSPKTKLRNIGWVVGALFLAVIGLSTYFGISMAKRDMLFTGNKEDTEEIAINTKSDTLFVDVKQITIPQNFIGYDDDLYSDKNYVYKKDWVEVNVIRKADIKTPYLVIKKEAKGYNIPLNVNVPIEINNNKVILPNYVKYPYDHRFRNYHIDYELVVPQNMVVISLKKDDIDLSNEEQDIENHEDEDEYENVIKINGSTIKYNPDDKDSVIINGKKYPKDEAKKITDTVKMNVGKIKNMDIKIKDGKKELSIKTK
- a CDS encoding PadR family transcriptional regulator is translated as MNTENTKAQMRKGILEFCILSLINHREMYVSDLIDELKKGKLDVVEGTLYPLLTRLKNGEFLSYRWEESTGGPPRKYYQITEKGKMFLSELQNTWKELTDSVNQITQKN
- a CDS encoding HD domain-containing protein produces the protein MKIQKEIDFIIAVDALKNVQRRNYNADDSRRENTAEHSWQIIILAQILYPYAKNRADIDLLRVIRMLSIHDLVEIEAGDTFLFDEAAMIGKFEREKLSAQNIFGILDEPIRSEFYNLWLEFEEEKTPDAIFACAIDRIMPFILNSHTSGKSWTEAKVTEQQIRKMLENAICRASDEMEEAFHALLNLSLENKKVVKQ
- a CDS encoding acyl-CoA thioesterase — its product is MTTEERIKASETRIFKAVFPSTTNHYDTLFGGTAMQLMDEVAFIAATRFARKRVVTVSSDKIDFKKPIPAGTIIELIGKVSYVGRTSMKVNVEIYTEQMYSYERERAIVGDFTFVAIDEHKKPIQIL
- a CDS encoding ATP-binding cassette domain-containing protein, producing the protein MIFGTTKADSQFIKIDDQILTKQSDRRNRIAYLPQESIFPKNIKVKDLIFLFCDLENAEKLSHIDIMKSFLNSYTRNLSGGEIKMVELLTIVYSKAEFILLEKPFTGLSPIFAEKAMKIIKEISKEKGFIISDFVSENIINLSDEIYFLSNHCVKKIKDSEELQYYYHKKNN